The Clostridium aceticum genomic interval CATACTCTTTAGAAAAGAGATTGTATCGTTTCTCCATCTCATCAACCATTTCATCTAAAACAACCACTGCTTTTTCAATATCTGTAATCACATCTTGGGTATGAATTTTCTGGCTATAGTAGCTAAACTCCACCTGCTTTGGATCAATAAAAACAAACTGTACTTGCTCTGGAGAATAAAGACACATTATCCCAAGGATTATTGAGTTTAACGATACACTTTTTCCGCTACCAGTAGTTCCTCCTACCAATAGATGAGGCGTTGTTGAATCAGCTAAATCAATATATATCGCTTTACTTAGAGGGTTTAATCCTAACGGAGCAATTAAGTTTGTTTCTTTAACTTTATCACCAATCTGCTCTCTCATCAGTGCCATAAATTGTTCAAAGTATATGGTATCAGGATCATCTCTAACTATATCTATATTGATCCTTCCTTTATAAATTTTTATAGTAGGTTCTTGGCTCGTTTCTAACCACAATTGAATGTCTTTGCTCCTGGATGTAAGTTTTTGATGAGATACAGTTGCAGGTATCTTTACAACAATTCTTATAACACCGGGACCAACAATCACATCTTCAACATCGATTTCGATGTTGTTTTTAGCAAAATTACTAATTAATTTGCTAGCATATTTTTTCTTTAATTGACTATAATCAGGAGCTTCTTTTGTTTCATAGTCTAGTGCTATCCCTTGTAAAGCCGCAACTTCAGGCTTTAAATCAAATTTTGTAACTATATCTTCGTCCTCTACTTCTTCATCAGGCTCTTTTCCGTCCTCATCGGTCTCTTTTTCTTTTAAAACATGTTCTTTATCTTCTTTTTCTTGGTTTCCATATTTTTTATCGTGGATTTCTTTTTTAAGTTCTGATTCGTCTGTTGTAAGCTCTTCTTGTTTTGTGTCCTCTGACTCTTTTGAATCAATATCTTTATCAGCTTTCTCTTCTTTCATCTGTAAATTTGCATTTTTTTCAAATACTTCTTTTTCTTCAAATAGAAAATCCTGTTCTAATTCCTCATAATCTGGTACAACTTCTTCTTTTGCACCTAATGCATGCAAAATATAATCTCTGGAGTAAATATTGTTCTTATATTTGCTTTGAATTAAATCTTGATATACTTCCGATTCTCCTTGTGAAAACTCATAATCCTTTAAATTTGATGTATAACAAAAGACATCAATAGATGTATCTATATTCACACGAATCTTATCCAAAGGTTTATCTTGCAAAATTTTTATCAACCTAGATTCTTCGAAACTATAAGCATCGCGCTCAACTATATAATGAACTAGCTCATCTTTCCAAAAACTAGCGTCTGGACTATCAGGATGAAAATTAAAAATATTATTATACAAAGTTTCTGCTGATTTAATCTGCTTGATCGCATCAATTCTCTCTGGTTCAAAAATTCGATGGTTTACGAACTTTAATTCTTTAATAGAAAAATTAATTATTAAAGTGTCTTCCTCATTTTTAATTCTAGTAATAACAAGGTCCGGTCTTCTATTTCTAGAACTAAACCACGGAAGTTCATCACAAAGAGACCATATTTCAAAATCAGTTTCTTTTTTAAGTTCTTGGTTTGCTTTAATCAATAAATAAGTAGCCAACATTTCATGAGCATACTTTCCAGGGCCAACGGCTTTTAGTACTAATGCCCCCGAAATTTCTTTCACTTCTTTTACAGCATTTAAAATACTTTCCTTTTTGACCCCTTCATTTTTCATTATTTCTTTTACTTTTCTTAAAAGCCGATCATGATATTCGTAATCTTTGATATTTTTGTTTAGTTTTTTAATGTACTTTGAAGAAGAAAGAATCAATTTGTAATTTTTATTCTTTCCTGCCTTGGATCGGTATTGAATGATTTGAGCTTTAGACGAAGTTTTTTGTAGTAAAGATTTGTCTAAAAAACGATCCATAATCATAATCCAATTAAACCGTTCATGTATATGATCAATTAAGTGGCTGCTAATATTATTAATAGTTATGGTGTTTTTCAACACAAATAACTCATTTTCATCTAACATCGCATGCTTTTGAACCATATATTGCATTTTATAAAAATACTCAAGAGATTTGGACATTTTTTCACTGATATAGGGAAGTCGTTTTATGGCCTCACTTTTCCTTAATGGCTCCACTTCCAATTTTTCAAACCAATTCAAAGATTCTTCTGGTCTAATTTTTTCAAAGGAAAACTGTACTTGATCAGACTGACCAAAGTAATCTGCTAAAACCACAATATCATTGTCAATCATGTATTCATCTACTTGTTCAAAAATTTCTTCCATCCTTTTTCCAGATAAAACCTTGACTTCAACATTTGGGAACTTCCGATCAATATCTGATTTAGAATATTCTTCTTTTCTTTTAATCCAATCATTAATTTCTTTATGAATTGATCCAGCATGTAGACTATGTACATTTAATCTTATTTTCTTTAAACTTTTAATCTTCTTAAAGAGTTCTTCAATGGACTTGATGATAATGTCTGAACTTTGACAGTAAAGAAACAAAATGTCTAAGCTATCTTTAGAATAAGGATAGACATTCAAATAGTTCTTAGAAGTCTTTACCAATTCTTCCGATAATTCTGTTGAAATATGATCTGTGCTATTCATTAATTCATTATTTAACACAAACTTCCCTTGTCCTAAGACCTCATTAATTTCAATCAAGAATTTCGAATCACTATCTAGTGCAAAATATCGTGGAGCCAGTTGCTTTAAGCTGTCTGTGACATAATCTAAATACTCAGTTTCCTTTTCTACAAACAACCGATCATCCATAGCTCTTTGTATCCAATCTTGCAATTTGTTTTGAATCTCTTGATACCTTTTTAGATAACTGATTAGTCGTATTGGATGAAAAATTGTCAAGGTTCTTTCTGTGATTAAACCTGTGCTTCCTTGATTATAGTTACACATATCAAGCGTCCCAATTTCCATTAATGGACTAAAAACTTGTTTTGTAATATGTACAGAGTCTTCAACACCTTTAAAGTAGGCTTCTATTCGATTTTCTATAGTATTGATATCTAAAGAAAAAACTCCATTTGAACAAGCTTCTTTCAAAACATCAGAATACCAAGTGGAGAACTCTTTGAAAGATATTAGTTGATTTTTCATCTCCTCATTTTGCTGAGCAGCTAGGAGACCAAGAGCATCACTTACTTTTTCAACTATTTCAATTTTTTCAACGGTTTCATCTTTATATTGCAACACCTTAGGAAGTTCATTTGCTTCAATGCTTTCTATAAAGCTGCCTAAATTACTCTCGGCTAAATTGATTAGTTTAAAAGACTTGTCTTTTAGTTTGTTGTTTTCATTATAAATTGTCAATGTAAAAGTAATCTCTTGACCTTTTTTACTTGCATCTTCTTCTATTATATTTTCCTCGTATCGAACTAAAGGCGCTTGTTTTTCAATATTTTTAATGTATATTTTCAAAAATCTTATTATATCACTCGGTAATTTGTTTTCATCTACAGTTAGCTTAAAATATGCATCTGATATTTCCTCTTCTTCAGCACATTCACTAAGTAACCCATAGCACTCATATAAAAGAGCTTTGTATAAATCTTCATACTCCGAGGGATTTCTCAATTTTTCAATCCTACGAATAATCATTGTTTTTAAACTTTTATCCTTATCTAGATCATCCTCAAAATTTTCATAAAAATCCTGAATATCATCAGGATTCTCGTTTTCTTCAATGGACTCGATACCCTCATCAATTATTTGTTTCTCATCTTTAGAACGTATATTGTACTCTAAAGCATCTTTAATTCTGTCTTTTATCTTTGTTTTTTCTTTAAAATTAAAGATTTCTTCGATTGTTTCAAAATCGTAATATAAAAGTCGTCGATTCTCTTTATTTATAAAACTCAATGCTATTTCTCTAAAGCTCTCAGGGGTTATAAGTTGCCAAATGTCATGAGGATATTCGTTTATTTCCTCATTATCCAAGAAAGTATAAATTTTTTCTTTTAATTTTTCGACATCTCCATTTTTCCTGATTAAGTTTGCCAAAGTAAAATTTCTTCTTAATCTTTTTACGTTAGAATCTTCAACAATGAGATGTTGATCTACAAAAAGATTCAAAATTGGTAAGTTTTTTTGAATGCTTTTTACCATCGAGTTTTCTGTATTATTAACTAAAGCTGCAGTGAACTCAACTAAAGTTCGTAACTGAGGCTCAGAAAGCTGATTATACATTTTAACGAACTGTTGGATATCTTCAATTTCCTCTAAAACTAATTTGTACTCTTCCGATAAAACTCCATAAAGTTCTTGAATTCCTAGGTTTGATAGCAAAAAGGCCTCATCAATTGAAAAAAGATTTTCTAAACTTTGTGCTTCGGGGGCTATATCATTGATTAATATAATAAGAGCTTCGTTGACTTTAGTATTATTTCTCAACCAAATGCTTGTCTCATGTTCTCTTAAATGAAAGTCTTCATATCCTTCAATAGGCTTTATTAGTCGAACTATTGGCGTATAATAAGTATTTAGTTTAGCTTTTTCTTGTTTAAAAATATCTAAAAAACTTTTTAGTTCATCATCTAATAATCCACTAATCTTAATGAATAATTTCGGAGTATTTTCATTTTTCTGTTCTTTGAAGTATTTACATAATACTTTCGTTATCCATTTGCTTAGAATTTTTTCTTTTGTATTCATCCGTTCACCCCATTTTTAGCGCATTTATATGGATTTCGGATCATAGCTGTAGCATCTGAATATTCAACCAATAATCCATTTTGTTGTAGTTTGCTTCGTAAAGATTGTTCGTTTCTTTGAAAGTAGCGAACATTCAACTTAGATTCTTCATATAGCCCAGATTTCTTTGCTTGAACTTCTCCTATAATAATTCCGTATTTTTCATATAGCTGTTCCATGAAATCACTAAATTCAATAGATCTATCCGGTGCAACATTACTAAACACTAAAATTTTTAAAAAATTATCGGTCAAAAAATAACGATAATTCGTGCCCGTACGAAATCCTCCTAAACCACCATCTCTAACTAAGCCACGCATGATTGGGATTTGGTGTTTTTTTAGTTGATCATCAATAATATCCTTTACAACAATAAATAATTTATTTTTTATATCATCATAATCTTTACATTTTTCTAAAACTTTAATCGCTCGTTCTTTTGTTTTTTTATGAAGATTTCCTAAATTTAATAACTGAAAAAAAGCATATCCATCATCTTTTTTCCAATTTTCAAGGTTTTCTTCTACGTATTCTGAGTTTTGAATTTTTTCGTCAAAGATTTTTTTAAAGGTTTGTTCGTATTTATTTTTAATCAATAACTCGTTTTTCGAAAATGATTCAGAAGATAGCTTCATAATTTGTTGAATCTGACCATCCATTGCATCTATAAATAATCGCGTTTGCTTCTCAGAATTCACTCTATCTAGAAGGTACCTCATTATTTGAAATGTGACTAAGCTATTCATCAAATTAAACATTTCGTACATCTCAATATTCAGGTTTATTAAGTTGTTAAATTCCTTAGCAAAACTTTCAAATAATATTACGTCAACATTCTCTGGTAAGTAAGGATGTGGGTCATTTTCTCTTACTTTTAAAGGTGCTCTTTTATCATCTTGTTGTGAGTCATAATCGATTGCGCTGGTAATAGACTTTACTATGGTTTCAATTGGCTTGTTTTTAGAAAGTAGTTCACTAAGTCGATTTTCAATAGAAACTTTTAATTCTGGATGTTTTTGAGTTCCCATAGAGAGCATTAGATAGTATAACTCTCCTCCTCTAGCAAAAAAGTTTCTTTCATAGCCAATGCTATCGCCTTTTTTTCGAACCTCAAAAAATAAAAGAGATTCATGTAGCGGGTATAATGTTTTGGCATACCAAGACCTATTTGTGGGCTTTCCACTTGCATCATAAATAGTTACTTCCAAGTTTCTAAAAAATTCTTTTATCACATCAATTTTATCAGTGTCGTCAATGGCTTCTATTAGCTTTTTCCGCTCTTCTTTATTTAATTGGATAATTTCGTTGGCTCGACCTTCTTTAGACCCTTCAAAAACAAATCTTCGAAAACCAGTCATTTTTTTTCTTTTATAGGATTCAGCATCCAAAGTATACTCGGTACCTGCCATAACATTCAAGAATTCCAGGACATATTCTGGACCTCTTTGACCATCCATAAAACGATGTCCCCAAACACTTTCCGATAGCTTTGAAGAAAAGCTTGTCTTCTCAGTTTCTTTTACCGTCAATTGAAATCCCCCTTATAAATTAATTTGATCTTCTACATATAGTCCGCTGTCTTTATCAAACCGTAGAACA includes:
- a CDS encoding DNA translocase FtsK — protein: MNTKEKILSKWITKVLCKYFKEQKNENTPKLFIKISGLLDDELKSFLDIFKQEKAKLNTYYTPIVRLIKPIEGYEDFHLREHETSIWLRNNTKVNEALIILINDIAPEAQSLENLFSIDEAFLLSNLGIQELYGVLSEEYKLVLEEIEDIQQFVKMYNQLSEPQLRTLVEFTAALVNNTENSMVKSIQKNLPILNLFVDQHLIVEDSNVKRLRRNFTLANLIRKNGDVEKLKEKIYTFLDNEEINEYPHDIWQLITPESFREIALSFINKENRRLLYYDFETIEEIFNFKEKTKIKDRIKDALEYNIRSKDEKQIIDEGIESIEENENPDDIQDFYENFEDDLDKDKSLKTMIIRRIEKLRNPSEYEDLYKALLYECYGLLSECAEEEEISDAYFKLTVDENKLPSDIIRFLKIYIKNIEKQAPLVRYEENIIEEDASKKGQEITFTLTIYNENNKLKDKSFKLINLAESNLGSFIESIEANELPKVLQYKDETVEKIEIVEKVSDALGLLAAQQNEEMKNQLISFKEFSTWYSDVLKEACSNGVFSLDINTIENRIEAYFKGVEDSVHITKQVFSPLMEIGTLDMCNYNQGSTGLITERTLTIFHPIRLISYLKRYQEIQNKLQDWIQRAMDDRLFVEKETEYLDYVTDSLKQLAPRYFALDSDSKFLIEINEVLGQGKFVLNNELMNSTDHISTELSEELVKTSKNYLNVYPYSKDSLDILFLYCQSSDIIIKSIEELFKKIKSLKKIRLNVHSLHAGSIHKEINDWIKRKEEYSKSDIDRKFPNVEVKVLSGKRMEEIFEQVDEYMIDNDIVVLADYFGQSDQVQFSFEKIRPEESLNWFEKLEVEPLRKSEAIKRLPYISEKMSKSLEYFYKMQYMVQKHAMLDENELFVLKNTITINNISSHLIDHIHERFNWIMIMDRFLDKSLLQKTSSKAQIIQYRSKAGKNKNYKLILSSSKYIKKLNKNIKDYEYHDRLLRKVKEIMKNEGVKKESILNAVKEVKEISGALVLKAVGPGKYAHEMLATYLLIKANQELKKETDFEIWSLCDELPWFSSRNRRPDLVITRIKNEEDTLIINFSIKELKFVNHRIFEPERIDAIKQIKSAETLYNNIFNFHPDSPDASFWKDELVHYIVERDAYSFEESRLIKILQDKPLDKIRVNIDTSIDVFCYTSNLKDYEFSQGESEVYQDLIQSKYKNNIYSRDYILHALGAKEEVVPDYEELEQDFLFEEKEVFEKNANLQMKEEKADKDIDSKESEDTKQEELTTDESELKKEIHDKKYGNQEKEDKEHVLKEKETDEDGKEPDEEVEDEDIVTKFDLKPEVAALQGIALDYETKEAPDYSQLKKKYASKLISNFAKNNIEIDVEDVIVGPGVIRIVVKIPATVSHQKLTSRSKDIQLWLETSQEPTIKIYKGRINIDIVRDDPDTIYFEQFMALMREQIGDKVKETNLIAPLGLNPLSKAIYIDLADSTTPHLLVGGTTGSGKSVSLNSIILGIMCLYSPEQVQFVFIDPKQVEFSYYSQKIHTQDVITDIEKAVVVLDEMVDEMEKRYNLFSKEYVTNIDEYIEVTGKKLPRLVMVFDEFADFMNQEKELAKKVENAITRIGQKARAAGIHLIVCTQHPKAEVINTNIRNNLGARLALRTADSIASNVIIDQDGAERLAGKGDFLAKVSYGNIERGKSPFLTQKVRRALLKYFEEN